The following nucleotide sequence is from uncultured Flavobacterium sp..
CAAAAGGATTATTGCTTTCTATTGATAATGGCGATTTTGATTTACTCCGAATCATTTCGGTCGCAGTTCGTGAAATGAGTGAAGGTGAATTACTTCAAATAGAAAAAGCGAGAAGATTAGATATTACTGAAGATGTTTATTACGAAATCATCCGAAAGAAAACAGCAACACTTATTGCAGCCTGTTGTGCTCTTGGTGCAAAATCGGTAATTGAAGATGATGTGCAGGTTGAGAATATGCGCATGTTTGGTGAGCTTATCGGAATGGCTTTTCAAATAAAAGACGACTTATTCGATTATAGCGAAGAAGCTATTGGTAAACCTACAGGAATTGATATTAAAGAGCAAAAAATGACTTTGCCTTTAATTCACGTTTTAAATACTTGTACTCCGCAAGAAAAAAAGTGGTTGATAAACTCCATCAAAAACCACAACAAAGACAAAAAGCGCGTCAAAGAAGTTATTGCTTTTGTAAAAGATAATAATGGTTTGGCTTACGCCGAAAATAAAATGGTCGAATTCCAGCAAGAAGCACTTTTACTTTTAGAGAATTTTTCAGATTCTGAGTTCAAAGACGCCCTTATTTTAATGGTTAACTACGTTATTGAGAGAAAGAAATAATTTTTTTAATTAGATAATTAGAAAATTTATTAATTAGACAATTGGCTTACTTGTTTGTAAATCAAGTATTTTGGTGTGTTTAATTGGAATTTGGATTTTTTTTATTGAAATTTTTTCATAGCTGATGCAACCATTTTAAAACTTCACTCGTCTATGCTAATAGAAGTCTGTTTCTAAAACCAAAACCGAAAGCTTATTAATGAAAATTATTCATTTACATCAAGAAGAAACCGAAATTATAAAGTTGGCTGTCGAAAATAATCGGCAAGCGCAACAGCAAATATATAGTCGGTTTTCACCAAAGATGTTAAGTGTTTGCCGACAATATATTAAAGACATTCAATTGGCCGAAGATGTAATGATAACCGCTTTCATGAAAGTATTTACCAACTTAAATAAGTTTGAGCACAAAGGAAGTTTTGAAGGTTGGATTCGCAGGATTATGATCAACGAATGTATCTCTTATTTAAGAGTTCATAAAAAAGTAAAGTTTACCGAAGATGAGATCTATGTCGAAGAAAGTTTTAATGCAATTGACAGTAAATTTTCGACAGATCAGATTCAGTTTTTAATAGACGCTTTACCGGACGGTTACAAAATGATTTTTAATTTATACGCCATAGAAGGATATAAACATAATGAAATTGCCAAGATGTTAGGAATTAATGAAGGAACATCGAAATCGCAATTATCGCACGCTAGAAAAATGCTGCAAACACAAATTAATACATTAAAAAAACAAGATAATGGAACCGAATAATTTTGAAAAGGATTTCCGTGAAAAATTAAATCAACGCACGATTGAACCAAGCGATAAAGCCTGGGACAGATTAGATGCAATGTTGAGTGTTGCCGAAAATAAGAAACCGAAGAAAAAAAATAGATGGCTTTATATAGCAGCAAGTATTGTTGGGTTTTTACTAGTTGGAACTTTCTTTTTTAATCAGAAGAAAAGCGCAATCGAAACCCCTAAAAACAATGTTGTTATAGAAGAAAACACAAAGAAAGATTCGGTTGAAAAACCAATTTTAAATGTAAAGAATTCTGTTAAAGAAGAAGTGGCAGTTTCAGAAAAAACAGCAATTCAAATTTCGAATAAAGAAAGAAAAAATCATCCTGATCCTTTAAAAATAAAACTAAATAAAACCACAAAAAATGAAAAAAATCAAATAGCGGAGTCTTCAATCATCAAAAACAATCAAGAAAAACAATCAATCAAAAATGAAAATCCAATTGTCGAAATTTCTAAAAAAGAAACAGTAGATCAGTTGTTGGATTCAGCCGAAAAAAATGTAGTTGCACAAAATTCGGTTAAATCGAAAGCAAAAATTAAAGTAAATGCCAACGATTTATTAAATCAGGTCGATGGTGAATTAGAGCTTTCTTTTAGAGAAAAAGTAATTACAAAAGTCAATAAAAATTACCAAACGGTAAAAGTGGCTTTGGCAAATCGAAATCAGCAAGAGTAGAGAATTAAGATCATAGAAGAAAGAAATAAGAATGTAGATTTTTAATTCCGGAGGAATGATCCATATTGTAGCGTCGGGTTTTAACCCGATGGAGATGGAATAAAGAATTTACCATTTACAATTCACAATTAATAATTAAATCATCAGTCAATCAATCACAATCATTTTAAAAAATCAATCAATCATGAAAAATTTTACCCTTTATCTCGTTGTCCTCATTTTTCTATTTGTCAGCAAAGTGCTTGGGCAGGAAACTTTTGAATCAAGAGCAAGACAAATTGCCAATAAAATAGAAAAGATAACAAAAGAAGAAAAAGAAACTTTAAAACAAGAAGTTGAAGCCGTAAATGTTCAGTTATCTGAAGGAAAAATTACGCAGGAGCAAGCTGATAAACGCAAAAAAGAATTAGCAGAAGCCAGAGCTGTAATTATCGAAGAGAAAGTGACAATGGCACAAAATGAACTTAATGATTTGGTGCAGCAAAAGGTCGATGGAAAAATAAAAGAGCAGGATTCAATAAAGAAAGGTAAGATTGTTATTTACTGGGATAAAAACGACTGGAATAATAAAAAAAGAAAAGATTCTATTCATGGTGAGAAAAGAACCACTTCGCAGTTCGTGTTTGCGGCGGGTTTGAACAATATAATGGTCGACGGAAAACTTCAGGATTCGAACTACAGTTTTATAGGTTCACATTTTTATGAATGGGGTTTTACTTATAATTCGAGATTAATGAAAAACGACAATTTATTACATGCCAAATATGGACTTTCATTAATGTATAATAATATTCGTCCAACAGACAATCGCAATTTTGTTGTAAACGGAAATCAAACGGTACTGCAGACAAATGCTATAAATCTTGATGAATCTCGCTTTAGAAATGTTTATCTCGTGGCGCCGGTTCATTTAGAGTTTGATTTTTCTAAGCCTAAAGTAGTTAACGGAAAAACCTATTTTAAAACGCATCAAAGTTTCCGTTTTGGAATTGGAGGTTATGCAGGAATCAATGTAAAATCAAAACAAATTCTTAAATACAACCAAGATGATTTAGATTATAAAACGAGAATAAAAGGAGATTATAATGTAAATAATTTTATTTACGGATTGAGTTCTTATATAGGTTATAAGGAATTGAGTTTGTATATGAAATATGATTTGAATCCGCTGTTTCAAAATAATTTAGTGAAAGAAAATAATATTTCGCTAGGATTAAGACTTGATTTAAATTAAGAATACAGTCGATTAGTTAGTGGAAAAAGTGCTTTGAAAGAAGCACTTTTTTTATTTGAAATCATCAAAATTCAAGATGGATTTGTGTACTTTTACAGACTTCAAATTTTTAAAATATTTTACGTTTTGATTTCACAAACCACGATTGATACTGTTTTTGAAACTGCTCGAGTAGAGGAGGTTATTGGTGATTTTGTTAATTTAAAACGTGCAGGAAGTAATTTTAAAGGTTTGAGTCCGTTCTCAGATGAGCGCTCTCCGTCGTTCATGGTATCGCCCGCAAAAGGAATCTGGAAAGATTTTAGTACCGGAAAAGGAGGGAATTCTGTTAAGTTTTTAATGGAGCACTCCCAATTTACCTATCCGGAAGCCATTCGATACTTGGCCAGAAAATATAATATCGAGATCGAAGAAACAGAACAATCGGATGCTGAAAAAGCCATGACGGATGTTCGCGAAAGTATGTATCTGGTTTCGGAGTTTGCAAAAGATTATTTTCATAAAACACTTTTAAATTCAGAAGAAGGAAAAGCAATTGGACTTTCGTACTTTAAGGAAAGAGGTTTTACAAATGAAACAATTAAAAAATTTGATTTAGGATATTCGCCGGAAACCTGGGATGCCCTTACCAAAGAAGCTTTGGGTAAAGGATATAAGCTGGAATTTCTTGAAAGTACCGGTTTAACAATTGCGAGAGAAGATCGCCCTTTTGACCGTTTCAAAGGCCGTGTTATGTTTCCGATACAAAGTATGTCGGGCCGTGTTTTGGGATTTGGAGGACGTATTTTAACGAATGATAAAAAAGCAGCAAAATACCTAAACTCGCCAGAAAGTGATATTTACCATAAAAGTAAAGTGCTTTACGGAATTTTTCAGGCCAAGCAAGCTATTGCAAAACAAAATAATTGCTATTTGGTTGAAGGTTATACAGATGTAATTCAGTTTAATCAAGCCGGAATCGAGAATGTTGTAGCTTCTTCAGGAACAGCTTTAACACCAGATCAGATTCGTTTGGTTAATCGTCTGACAAGAAATATTACAGTACTTTTTGATGGGGATGCTGCAGGTTTACGTGCTTCTATTCGAGGAATCGATTTGATTCTGGAAGAAGGGATGAACGTAAGGGTTTGTGCTTTTCCTGACGGAGAAGACCCTGATAGTTTTGCCCGAAAATATTCTCATGACGATCTTGTTAATTATTTAGAAGAAAACAGTAAAGATTTTATACAGTTTAAAGCATCGCTTTTAATGAAAGATGCTAAAAACGATCCTATAAAAAAAGCCGATTTGATTCGCGATATGGTTGTTAGTATTTCGAAAATTCCAGATCGTATTCAACGTGAAGTATATACTCAGGAATGTGCCAGAATTATGGATATTTCTGAGCAGGTTTTGGTGAGTACTTTGGCTCAGTTAATTCAAAAAGATCTTACAGAAGCTAACAAAAAGCAAAAGCAGGAACAAAAACCTTTTGAAGTTCATAGAAATCAAACCCCAAAAAATACTGGATATTCAGGAGGAGATCCGGAAGATCCCAGATTTGGGCCACCAGAGGATTATCCGGGTGAACCTGGGTACCCAACAAGTGAGCCGACAGAGAAAGTTGATATCCTGAACATTTTAGAACGAAAAGTAATTGAAATTTTATTGCT
It contains:
- a CDS encoding polyprenyl synthetase family protein; the protein is MNITSQIKQPIFNEMELFEKKFHESMTSKVALLNRITYYIVNRKGKQMRPMFVFLTAKMVSGGIVNERTYRGASVIELIHTATLVHDDVVDDSNRRRGFFSINALWKNKIAVLVGDYLLSKGLLLSIDNGDFDLLRIISVAVREMSEGELLQIEKARRLDITEDVYYEIIRKKTATLIAACCALGAKSVIEDDVQVENMRMFGELIGMAFQIKDDLFDYSEEAIGKPTGIDIKEQKMTLPLIHVLNTCTPQEKKWLINSIKNHNKDKKRVKEVIAFVKDNNGLAYAENKMVEFQQEALLLLENFSDSEFKDALILMVNYVIERKK
- a CDS encoding RNA polymerase sigma factor — translated: MKIIHLHQEETEIIKLAVENNRQAQQQIYSRFSPKMLSVCRQYIKDIQLAEDVMITAFMKVFTNLNKFEHKGSFEGWIRRIMINECISYLRVHKKVKFTEDEIYVEESFNAIDSKFSTDQIQFLIDALPDGYKMIFNLYAIEGYKHNEIAKMLGINEGTSKSQLSHARKMLQTQINTLKKQDNGTE
- the dnaG gene encoding DNA primase; this translates as MISQTTIDTVFETARVEEVIGDFVNLKRAGSNFKGLSPFSDERSPSFMVSPAKGIWKDFSTGKGGNSVKFLMEHSQFTYPEAIRYLARKYNIEIEETEQSDAEKAMTDVRESMYLVSEFAKDYFHKTLLNSEEGKAIGLSYFKERGFTNETIKKFDLGYSPETWDALTKEALGKGYKLEFLESTGLTIAREDRPFDRFKGRVMFPIQSMSGRVLGFGGRILTNDKKAAKYLNSPESDIYHKSKVLYGIFQAKQAIAKQNNCYLVEGYTDVIQFNQAGIENVVASSGTALTPDQIRLVNRLTRNITVLFDGDAAGLRASIRGIDLILEEGMNVRVCAFPDGEDPDSFARKYSHDDLVNYLEENSKDFIQFKASLLMKDAKNDPIKKADLIRDMVVSISKIPDRIQREVYTQECARIMDISEQVLVSTLAQLIQKDLTEANKKQKQEQKPFEVHRNQTPKNTGYSGGDPEDPRFGPPEDYPGEPGYPTSEPTEKVDILNILERKVIEILLLYGDKTEQFEDVFLKNNDEGEVVMVSEMRAYKVYERIYLSLQEDEVELSNYLFRDIFTDLIGFYNQNEKFSLEQYLMRLQPDFAQEVTDILMEDEKLALHDWEGQNIFTKAKHETIAQYVTETVMSMRWFLVGKIIQELKSSIQPDNSDNTELLSMVVDYSKLVNSFSKKLGRVMSRYH